Proteins found in one Seonamhaeicola sp. S2-3 genomic segment:
- a CDS encoding RloB family protein: MPPIKGPNRSYKKGEPFRDARKFIIICEGERESEYFSYFDKQSQKLIIETIAPVGENQGESAPNHLKDRASEYIDENGWDEKYEDQLWFVLDVDRWDRTSIDSLFQLTQQTSNWYIAISNQCFEVWLFYHKSDIKVNPNSSAQMKQLLNTQVKGGYKLEDYAPNIGTATVNAKNIDQNEAGYFPDIGVTKVYKLGEEIVGLLKVDNGIIKLV, translated from the coding sequence ATGCCACCAATTAAAGGACCAAATAGAAGCTATAAGAAGGGAGAGCCCTTTAGAGATGCTAGAAAATTTATTATAATTTGTGAAGGAGAAAGAGAATCTGAATATTTTAGTTATTTTGATAAACAATCTCAAAAGTTAATTATTGAAACTATTGCTCCTGTTGGTGAAAATCAAGGTGAATCTGCTCCAAATCATCTTAAAGATAGAGCTTCAGAGTATATAGATGAAAATGGTTGGGATGAAAAATATGAGGATCAATTATGGTTTGTTTTAGATGTGGATAGATGGGATAGAACAAGTATTGATTCTCTTTTTCAATTAACTCAACAAACTTCTAATTGGTATATAGCTATAAGTAATCAATGTTTCGAAGTTTGGCTCTTTTATCATAAAAGTGATATCAAAGTAAATCCAAATAGTTCTGCTCAAATGAAACAACTATTAAATACTCAAGTAAAGGGGGGCTATAAATTAGAGGATTATGCACCAAATATTGGAACTGCAACAGTAAACGCAAAGAATATAGACCAAAATGAGGCTGGATATTTTCCAGATATTGGAGTTACCAAAGTATACAAATTAGGAGAAGAGATTGTAGGTCTTTTAAAAGTTGACAATGGAATTATTAAACTAGTATAA
- a CDS encoding YqaA family protein, with protein sequence MKPSKERTKSSKSRLRLLHQYYSYTGFYSFVGKSILKALPYIILIVVGVYVLNSFFNINEALVRLTETLPIYGVLIFFFVSETFMGLIPPELFIAWASKLNRPWLYLMSLAFLSYFGGLLSYFIGKSITRIPRVHNYLQYKMQKQLKNSKKWGGLLIVAGALLPLPFSISCIAAGIIDFKFRGVVMFGSLRLLRFVIYGLVIFNVL encoded by the coding sequence ATGAAACCATCAAAAGAAAGAACAAAATCTTCAAAGTCGCGTTTGCGATTGCTGCATCAGTATTACAGTTATACTGGTTTTTACAGCTTTGTTGGTAAAAGTATTTTAAAGGCTTTACCATATATTATTCTAATTGTTGTTGGTGTTTACGTATTAAATTCATTTTTTAATATTAATGAAGCTTTGGTTAGGCTTACCGAAACATTGCCTATTTACGGGGTTTTAATTTTCTTTTTTGTTTCAGAAACTTTTATGGGTTTAATACCGCCAGAACTCTTTATAGCTTGGGCTTCTAAATTAAATCGTCCGTGGCTTTACTTAATGTCTTTGGCTTTTTTATCTTATTTTGGTGGATTATTGTCTTATTTTATTGGGAAATCTATCACCAGAATTCCTAGAGTGCATAATTATTTGCAGTATAAAATGCAAAAGCAACTAAAAAACTCTAAAAAATGGGGTGGTTTATTAATTGTAGCTGGTGCTCTACTACCCTTACCCTTTTCAATTTCTTGTATTGCAGCAGGTATAATAGATTTTAAATTTAGAGGTGTTGTTATGTTTGGCTCTTTACGGTTGTTACGCTTTGTTATTTATGGTTTAGTTATTTTTAACGTGCTATAA
- a CDS encoding DUF4251 domain-containing protein, giving the protein MGTRIFIMLLFIVSITSCKSGKMPTAEELEKLNTIAEMDTLTIEFDSAYPLSASIINNSSVLLPQDSRGGTINLIGNYNHFKILGDSLSISLPYFGERQMGGGYNLDDAGIKFEGKPLVSKQSFDSKKYKQTYYFEVKKGSETFQINLSVFSNLNTDLRVTSTHRSAISYRGNVLLNKKE; this is encoded by the coding sequence ATGGGAACTAGAATTTTTATAATGCTATTATTTATAGTTTCAATAACAAGTTGCAAATCAGGCAAAATGCCTACGGCCGAAGAGCTAGAAAAGCTAAATACCATAGCAGAAATGGATACTCTAACTATTGAATTTGATTCTGCTTATCCTCTAAGTGCTTCAATAATCAATAATAGTAGTGTTTTGTTACCACAAGACAGTAGAGGAGGAACTATTAATTTAATTGGTAACTACAATCATTTTAAAATATTAGGAGATAGTTTATCTATTAGTTTACCTTATTTTGGTGAAAGACAAATGGGAGGCGGCTATAATTTAGATGATGCTGGTATAAAGTTTGAAGGGAAACCTTTGGTTTCTAAGCAGTCCTTTGATTCAAAAAAGTATAAACAAACGTATTATTTTGAAGTTAAAAAAGGTTCAGAAACATTTCAGATAAACCTTAGTGTTTTTTCAAATTTAAATACAGATTTAAGGGTTACAAGCACGCATAGATCTGCTATTTCATACAGAGGTAATGTGTTACTAAACAAAAAAGAATAA
- a CDS encoding translation factor GTPase family protein: MKVFDDKHIKNVVFVGAHNSGKTTLAETMLFEAGLINRRGTIEDQNTVSDYHDIEHQRQASVFATPLHTEWRNYKINIIDTPGLDDFIGEIISSIRMGDTIATVINGRNGVEVGTEIIWNYIDKYNKPTLFIINQIDHPDCNVDDAFNSIKTLVGNNAVQIQYPIKIDGALCIIDVLKMKCYKFGSEGGKPEKIPIPDSEKEKVNHLHNELVEKAAENDEELMELYFDKGTLNEDEMRQGIKAGMLNHDLFPVFCISALQDMGSGRLMGFIDNVAPAAADLKPVQSLEGEEVVPKKESPTSLFVFKTLHQPNLGQITFFKVKSGEVNINDKFTNSRTNETEIINQLFIMDGKKREPVNRLTVGDIGATLKLKDTETNDTLYSGNKPITIKPIQYPDPRINKSVSAENKADEEKLSEALKRIHEQDPTVVITYSKESKEQLLGCQGELHLAIIDWTLKNNYNIKANYSKPKIKYRETIQRSSTANYRHKKQSGGSGQFAQVHLKIEPWYEGMPEPEGFNIRGKEEVDLPWGGKLVFYNCIVGGVIDARYIPSIMKGVLEVMEEGPLTGSFIRDVRVMVYDGKMHSVDSNDISFKIAGAHAFKEAFLNANPKLLEPTNELTVKVPEDMVGNVMTDLQSRRSIIQGFDNLDNYQILKCTIPAAELFGYSTDLRSLTQGKATFSSKFSSYQPVPSNIQKQLAKEEV; the protein is encoded by the coding sequence ATGAAAGTATTTGATGATAAGCACATTAAAAATGTAGTTTTTGTGGGTGCACACAATAGTGGCAAAACTACGTTAGCTGAGACTATGCTTTTTGAAGCAGGACTAATTAATAGACGTGGCACTATTGAAGATCAAAATACCGTATCTGACTATCATGACATTGAACACCAGCGGCAGGCATCGGTGTTTGCAACACCCTTGCATACAGAGTGGCGTAATTACAAAATTAATATTATTGACACTCCCGGGTTAGATGATTTTATTGGTGAAATTATTTCATCTATCAGAATGGGAGACACCATAGCCACCGTTATTAACGGAAGAAATGGCGTAGAGGTTGGCACTGAAATTATCTGGAATTACATAGATAAATACAACAAGCCAACCTTATTTATTATAAACCAAATAGATCATCCAGATTGTAATGTTGATGATGCCTTTAACAGTATTAAAACGTTGGTAGGTAATAATGCGGTTCAAATTCAATATCCTATTAAAATTGATGGTGCATTATGCATTATAGATGTACTAAAAATGAAATGCTACAAATTTGGATCAGAAGGAGGGAAGCCCGAAAAAATTCCTATTCCAGATAGCGAAAAAGAAAAAGTTAACCACTTACACAATGAACTTGTTGAAAAAGCGGCAGAAAATGATGAAGAACTTATGGAGCTTTATTTTGATAAAGGCACACTTAACGAAGATGAAATGCGCCAAGGTATAAAAGCTGGTATGCTTAACCACGATTTGTTTCCTGTTTTTTGTATATCGGCATTACAAGACATGGGTAGTGGTCGCCTTATGGGATTTATAGATAATGTAGCCCCTGCAGCAGCCGATTTAAAACCCGTGCAAAGTTTAGAAGGTGAGGAGGTGGTTCCTAAAAAAGAATCGCCAACATCACTGTTTGTTTTTAAAACATTACACCAACCTAATTTAGGACAAATTACATTCTTTAAAGTAAAATCTGGTGAGGTAAATATTAATGATAAGTTTACCAACTCCAGAACCAACGAAACCGAGATTATCAACCAACTTTTTATAATGGACGGTAAAAAAAGAGAGCCTGTAAATAGACTTACAGTTGGTGATATTGGTGCTACACTAAAACTTAAAGACACAGAAACAAACGACACTTTATACAGCGGTAACAAGCCTATTACCATTAAACCAATTCAATATCCAGACCCTCGAATTAACAAATCGGTATCTGCAGAAAATAAAGCAGATGAAGAAAAATTAAGTGAAGCATTAAAACGTATTCATGAGCAAGATCCAACGGTGGTAATAACGTATTCAAAAGAATCTAAAGAACAATTGTTAGGTTGCCAAGGCGAATTACACTTAGCTATAATAGATTGGACATTAAAAAACAATTACAATATTAAAGCCAATTACAGCAAACCAAAAATTAAGTACAGAGAAACCATACAGCGCTCTTCTACTGCAAATTACAGGCATAAAAAACAATCTGGTGGCTCTGGACAATTTGCACAGGTACACCTTAAAATAGAACCTTGGTATGAAGGTATGCCAGAGCCCGAAGGTTTTAATATAAGAGGTAAAGAAGAGGTAGATTTACCCTGGGGAGGTAAACTGGTATTTTACAATTGTATTGTAGGCGGGGTTATTGATGCGCGCTATATTCCATCTATTATGAAAGGCGTTTTAGAAGTTATGGAAGAAGGTCCGCTAACGGGTTCCTTTATTAGAGATGTTCGTGTTATGGTTTACGATGGCAAAATGCACTCGGTAGACTCTAACGATATTTCCTTTAAAATAGCCGGAGCACACGCTTTTAAAGAAGCATTTTTAAATGCAAATCCTAAGTTATTAGAACCTACAAACGAGCTCACCGTAAAAGTTCCTGAAGATATGGTAGGGAATGTGATGACCGATTTACAAAGTAGGCGCTCTATTATTCAGGGCTTTGATAACCTAGATAATTACCAAATACTTAAATGTACCATTCCTGCAGCAGAATTATTTGGATATTCAACAGATTTGCGCTCTTTAACTCAAGGAAAAGCAACATTTAGCTCTAAATTTTCATCCTACCAACCAGTACCTAGTAACATTCAAAAACAACTAGCAAAAGAAGAAGTATAA